ATTCCTGCATCCACTATTGAAAAGGCGCCTATTTTTTTTACGGGACTGGTGGCTTTCGCCATTGTATTGTTCGCCGTATGTGTGATGGTCGTTGGTGGGATAAATCTGTGCTACCTTACGTTTCTTCTAGCCCAAAAATCGGCTGCCCTTGAAATTCCCTTGGGATGGATCTACAGCGCGGTTCCCATTTCAGGTATGTTGATCACGTATTTTAGTTTGGATATCTTTTTTGAAAGACGTAACCAGTTAAAAAAAGCCAATGGATTACACTGAAGCACTACTATTGGTAATAAGTTTTGTAATTCTGTTGGCCATTCGGGTACCCATCGCGTATAGCATAGGGTTGTCCGCACTTTTTACCCTGGTGGTCTCAATGCCCACATTGCCTGCCGTGACCACATTGGCCCAGCGTATGGCCACCTCATTGGATAGTTTTGCACTTTTGGCCATTCCCTTTTTCATTTTGGCGGGTCAGATTATGAACAGAGGTGGTATTGCCAGACGTCTTATTGATTTTGCCAAGGCCATTGTAGGTCCATTACCAGGGGGGTTGGCCTTTGTGAACATCATTGCCTGTATGTTGTTTGGGGCCATTTCGGGCTCAGCGGTTGCAGCGGCCTCGGCCATTGGAGGTTTTATGAATCCCATGATGGAAAAGGAAGGTTATGATAAATCGTTTAGTGCCGCCGTAAATATCACCAGTGCCACAACGGGACTTATCATTCCCCCCAGTAACATTTTGATCATTTATTCCTTGGCCAGTGGCGGAGTGAGCATAGCCGCATTGTTCCTGGCGGGATATGTTCCCGGAATTTTGATCGGTATTGCCTTGATGTTGGTTGCTGGAGTGTACGCTTTTATCAAAAAATATCCCACGGAAAAAGCCGTGGGCATCACCATTTTTCTGAAACGGTTTTTGGATGCCCTGCCCAGTCTGTTACTGTTAGTGGTGGTCATTGGGGGTATTGTTGCCGGAATCTTTACGGCGACCGAAGCTTCGGCCGTAGCCGTTGTTTACACCTTTGTACTGGCCTTTGCCTACAAGGAAATCACGATAAGGGACGTGCCCTCCATTTTGTTGGAAACTACCAAGACCACGGCCATTGTCATGTTGTTGATTGCCACTTCCGTGGCCATGAGTTGGGTCATGAGCTACGAAAGTATTCCACAGGAAATCAGTGCGGGACTCCTTGGTATTAGTAATAACCCTATTGTCATTTTGATCATTATCAACCTGATCTTACTGTTCGTAGGTATTTTTATGGACATGACCCCCGCCGTACTTATATTTACCCCTATCTTTTTACCTATTGTGACCCAAATGGGCATTGACCCCATCCACTTTGGAATCATCATGATCCTAAACCTTTGTATTGGCCTTTGTACGCCACCCGTAGGGTCGGTTCTTTTTGTGGGCTGTGGTGTGGCCAATCTTAAAATCCAACAGGTGGTCAGGCCATTATTGCCCCTATTCCTTATTATGTTGGTGGTATTGGTATTGATTACCTATGTCCCCAGTTTAAGTCTTTGGATTCCCGAACTATTCGGGTTTTGAGCTTTTATGCTAGGGGAATGGGCAGTGAACTCAGGACGAGCTCATTTTTTATAAAACAAGTCTCTGAAGTAAAACCCTATTTTTTCTAAGGTTTTTGCGCAATGGAATATGCTGTTTTTTTAGTAGTTTCCTATGCTGCCCCTACGAATGGAATTCAATCAATAATTGGATTGTGAAAACCAAGGCTTTTCCTGCTTTTGTTCCCTTACTGTGGGCTCATCCGTACGATTGAAAAAAAAGAAGAACCCTCCATCAGTTGTCAAAAGCTCGCTGAGTAAAAAAGAAAAACCACTTTTTGTAAAATAAACTGATAACCATGCCAATTTTTAATTCCCTAACGAACTCGGTAAAAGCCAAGTTGGATACCATTGGATACTACACCTATGATTTTTACATTTTTGTTTTTTTATCAATTTTGATGTTACTGATATCCGGGATTTTCAATATTCCGGGCATTGCCGAACATCCCCAGTTTGAGCCTTATTTGAATAGTACATTGATTGCCGATATCCTAAAAAAAGATGAGGGGCTTTCCTATGCATATCACTTGTTTTTCATCGTTGATTTCTTTTGGGCATTTTATCTGTTGCTGGTTTTGGCAAAATATATGTACAGGAGATATCGGGAGAACGGTTTAAGCTATCCAAAGGAACTGATCATCATATTCTTGACGTTCGCCTTGCTTGCATTCGCCTTTGACTGTGCGGAAAACACCATATATCTGATAGAAAAGTCCTTTGTAACATGGATTGTTACTGCAAAGAAGTTGTTTTATGGTTTGGTATTTGTAATTGCCTTACTCAGTTTTATTGACCAGTGCGTGAATAGGAAAAAGTACCTTTCCCTACTAAAAAAGTTTTTGAAATCTGCCTTTTATAGCTTGTTGGTACTATTGGTCATTGGTGTGTTGTTGCCAACGGCCACACAAGTAAACTCCATTGTTGTTGATTTATACCTGGTTCCCTTTAATCTCTTACTGCTATTGACCTTTGCTCCGTTCTTTGCGATAGTTGTAGCGCATTATCCCAGTTATTTTAATCAAGAAAAGGGTTTTAGGACGTGGTATATGGCGAAATACCGCATTGCTAACCTTATCGGAATTGTCTATTACCGAAACAATACCGATCGGACAAATCCGGATTCTACATCCGTTATATCAAAAATCAATTTTTTGCTCCGCATTCTCGGCATATGTTTTTATATATCCCTGTTCTACATGGTTTCTTATACCTCGCAGGTCAATTTTGATTGGAATCTGAAAATGGGTCCACTCTCACTATGCCTTTTGATTGTCTCCATCTTTTTGCTGCACTTCCTAAAGGAGGTGAAACAGTATTGGTACCAAATGAATTACGAATTCCTAAAAGAAAAAGTCGTAGATCTATACGATGGGGATTATAGCCCTAATCTTGCCGTATCCAGCTTGTCCAAACGTTCCTGGTTTAAAAAATTGTTCCGGGGATGTGAAGCAAAGAATACGGTTAAGGAAGATGATCGTGATTCCACTTCAGATTCCAAACCTGACCCCAGTTCCAAACCAAGTGATTTTTGTAGTGAACGGTATAACTGCCTTAAGACCATCAACATACCGGTCAAAGTGTATCTTGTATTGTTTCTGTTTACGATAGCCTCCCACTTCTTATTAGGTTATATTTTACTGTTTTGTGAAAACTTACAATACGGGGAATGGACCGTTCGCTTGAGTCTTTTGTGTATAGTGGGGCAACTCTTCACCTACATTTTTTATCGATCGTTTCGGTCGGTACTTCGAATAGTGTTGTTCAATGAATACTCCACCTCTATTATCAATTCCTTTCTCAAGGGACCAGAGCGAAAATTGAATGATGGATCCAAAGATGCAGAAGGGGAATTAATGGTTCAGGAACTGGACTGTGAGGAAAAGGATAAAGACAATTACTATTGTAAAAGGTTGGCCGTAATCAAATGTTTTAAAACATATAATTTGGCCGCCAACTCCCGCCTTCTCAGATTTTTTGCCGGTTTAAGATTTGGGGCCTTTAGCAATAATATCACCTTTTTACAGATCAATGCCTTTTATGGGATTATAAACTTCATATTCCTCCTGATCATAAATTTTGATAGTTCCTTGGCACTTTCCTTCAGTACCATCATTATCATCCTGGCCGTTTTGTTTTTTGTTTATGGGGTCCTGGTTGTTTTCAACAAGAACTGGATATACCACAATTATCGAAAAAATGTAGCTGCCACTACAATCGGAAGTTCTGTAACATCCAAAAGCGACCAGAAAAGATTCAGGACATTTCAATACTTGAGTACCTCAGTATTTATCCTGTTATTGGCACTCTACGGGATTACCAAAAGTGCTGGGAACGATCTCTTTACCCTTCAACCGGTAAAACGGGACCTGGACAATGAACTGGTGTTTGCGGATTTTATGGAGAACTTGGATTCACTTGAAACCCGTTACTATATTGGATGCTACGGAGGAGGGATGAAATCAAATGCCTGGACCATGACCGTTTTAAACGAACTGTCCAGTAATGATGAACGGTTTTTTGAAAAGACCGTTGGTATTTCAGGAGTTTCAGGTGGAACCATGGGGATGATCAATTTCTTCTCCATTTGGGACAAGTACCCCAATGCAGACCAAAAAACGGCAAGACAACGCCTTATCGACTCCGTGGCTACGGAGAACATTCTATCCATGGATATGACCCATGCCCTGGGAAGGGATTTGCTTACCTATCTTTTTTATCCGGCAGATGCAAGCGGTACCGATAGATCGAATAAGGTAATGGAGCATTATGCCCGCTTGACGAAGGATGGTTATAAGTGCGATCCCAACAGGACGAATTTCAGATCGTATTGGAAATATTTCTATGATTCCTCCAACTCCAATTTTCCCATATTCATTGCCAATACCACGAATATCAAGGGAAATCAGGGAATGGCAGCCAGTATTGGATTCGATACAACAAACACAATGCTTAGAAAGGAATTGTATAAAGGCGCGGATGATATTCTGGAAATTACCAGAAATGATTTATGTGGGAGTACAGATAAATATACACTGGATTATTATAAAGCCTCCTCGACTTCGAATAGATTTCCCTTATTGAGTCCTGCCGCAAAAATTGAAACCAAAGGGCACTATAACGATGGTGGGATTTTTGAAAATTCGGGCTTGTATTCCGTCTATAAACTATTTCAGACCGTCAATAGATGTGAGGGAATAGCCGATCTGGCCCATCTTAAGCAGAAGAATGTTTTTTTGTGCATCATCAATGACAAGAATTTATATATCAAGCATATCCTTGGGAAGGATTCTTTAGTGACCCAGGAAATAAACTATAATTCTGAATTGGGGGCCATCATCAACTCGGTAGCGTCAACCGAAATGACCCCGCGGGCCATAAAAACCCAACTGGAAATTTTGAATGAACGTTATCCGCACCGCATCAAGTACTTACCTATTTACCTTCCCCATAGGTTTACTGTCGCAGATGTAAAAGCGCTTTGTGGAAAGAAAATATCCTTAAAAGATGGAAGTGATGCAGATGAATACCTGTTGGATGTAGTAAACAGGAACAACAAGGAAATTGAGAGGATTTACGGGGCCAATAATGGTGAACCCCCCATTATTGAACCTCCTATGAGTCGGGTAATGGCAAAACCGGCCTATGAATTTATGAAGTCGATGATAGCCCATGAGGTACCTAAAAAAGTATTGGAAAACGTTAAGGAACTGCACTAGGGCCATATTGGATGCCGATTGCTGCCCAACGGTTCCAGAAATGATGTAAACTTCATGCTATGCTATTGGTTGATCGAACCTACCTCCCAAACAATGCTAAAGAAATGACCTCCATACCAATTGCCAAAGGTTTGATTCAGGCACTAAAATCGGAGTTTTGGTCATCTTGATTACTTAAAGCCCTTTCGGGGTAAATAAAAAAAAAGCTTTAAATATCGGATTTACGGATTCAACGTATTGATTTAGGCGCTAAGTGGTGGATTCAGGGGAACTGGAACCTATCGCCATAAGTTCGGGGCGCAATTAATCCGGATCTCCCACTTATTTGAATATAGTAACACTTATTACATCAAAGTAGGCTGTGTGTTACATCATTCTTAAAGTGTTGGATCTAAGGGGATACCTTTATTCTTAAAAATGTCAATTGCTTGAAGGGGAAAAACCCTACAAGAACTTTCCCGCTGGACAAATCGTATGGCACTTCCGGTCCAAAAGAAACAAAAGGCTCGACTGGTTGGATGATTTGAAAGGATTGGAATATAAGGAACCGACCGTTTTGGAAAAAAATAAGGGAACAATATCCGGAATATTGAGCGGAGCAGGAAGTTTGGAATTTCCGGAACTCCCTGACTTCTCCTTCCGTACACCTCTTACCCCCAGTCTTAGCACCATGAAATTTGGAGCGGGATTCGGAACATTTTTATCGCATGTTGCACTATCGGTCATCCAAGGGCTATCGCTTTACACAAATACCTTGATATATCATGAGAACAAAACATTTTATGGGTCTAAAAGGACCCCTACTTACACTTTTCATTAGTTTGGGAATCAGCATGGGCCTGTTTGCCCAAGATGATGAGTTTATCACTACTTGGAACACGACCATAACAAGTGGTATTTCCTCCAACGCCAACTCCATCACCCTCCCTCTGACAGGGACCTATGATGTGGATGTGGGCAATGACGACACTTGGGACCTGTTCGGCGAAACTGGGACCACTACCGTAGATATCACGCTCTATACCAACCCAACTACCCAAAGTAACTATACCGCTGGCGAGATACAGCTGGCCATTCGCAGTGCCGGCTCGGGGACCGGGCTGACCAGGATAAATTTTAACGGTACGGGGGACAAGGACAAGCTGCTCTTCATTCACCAATGGGGAAATATTGCCTGGCTATCCATGGAGTTTGCATTTTGGAGCTGTACCAATTTGAACGTTGTGGCGATTGACGTCCCAGACCTGAGCAACTTGACCAATATGCGCTCTATGTTTGCCAGATGCACCTCACTTACTGGGGCTGCCAGCTTCTCCAATTGGAACACCAGTGGCGTGACCAATATGGCTAGTACGTTTTCGGGGGCAAGTAACTTTGACCAGGACATCGGTTCGTGGGACGTAAGTAGTGTAATCGAAATGGCCGCCACGTTTTTGGAGGCAAGGGCCTTTAATCAGGACATCGGTTCCTGGAACACGTCCAGCGCGACCAATATGAACTCTATGTTTCGGGATGCCAGTAGCTTTGACCAAAACCTGGGCGCCTGGGACGTAGGAAAGTTAAACGCAGCATCGAGCATGCTTAATGGCAGTGCGCTTTCCTTGGCCAATTGGGACGCTACGCTCAAAGGTTGGGAAAGCTTGGTATTTACCAGAACACCTACTATTGGTGCCACCAATCTGAAGTACTGTAGCGCTGGTGATGAGCGTGCTAGGCTGAGGGCTAGAGGTATCAACATCTCCGGAGATGTCCTTTCAGATACTCCGCTCGAAGCCGAATGCCTGCAAACCTTAACACTGCCATTGGGTACCGATGGCGCCGCTGACCTGGAACCCGAGCAAGTGGATAACGGTAGCGAGGCCTGTGGGATGTCGCTGAGCCTGTCCCAGATTAACTTTACCGCCGCCGACCTTACAGGGCCGGTGACCGTGACCCTAACGGTGACCAATGGCAACAACAATACGGCCACCTGCGAGACCACGGTTACCGTGGTGGACGATACTCCGCCTGAAATCACCTTAGAAGGGGACAATCCACTCACCCTGGAATTGGGTGAGACCTATGTCGACCCAGGGTTCGAGGCAACGGACAATGTGGACGGGGATATCAGCAATAGTGTCATCGTGGATAGCAGTTCGGTGGACACCAGTACCGTTACCGGTGTCAACGGATACACCGTGACGTATAATGTCGCTGATGCAGCAGGAAACGATGCAGTTCAGGTAACTCGTACCATCCATGTGATAGACCCTCCTGTGGAAATTACTGCTTTTAGCTTTTCCGAACAGTTGGGAGAGACCACCATAGATTCAGATAACCATACCGTGACCTTGGAAGTGGTCAACGGTACTGACCTTACCAATCTTGTGGCCACCTTTGAGGTTTCGGACAATACCTCGGTAGAGGTCAATGATGTCGATCAGGAAAGTGAAGTGACCCCCAACGACTTTACCAACCCTGTGATCTACAAGGTAATCTCACCGAGGGGTCAAGTGGAACAGCTGTGGACGGTGACTGTAACGGAAAGTCAGCGACCCTTTGTCCATATAACCCCGGGTACGGTGGGTGAACCTTTTGAGTTTGTGGGAGGGAACGTTCAGGGGACCTTTCCCATTAGCATCACCTTTTCTAAAAATGTCACTGGCTTTGAAGAGTCGGATGTCCAGATCACCAATGGGGAATTCGTCCAAGACGAATTTCAGGAAGAAGGCCCCAATCTCTATACGGCCTGGGTGAGACCGACAGGGGGGGATGGACCTTATGACATTACGATAACCGTGCCGGAAAATGTGGCCATAGATGGTGAGGGTAACCAAAACGTGACCAACAGTCTCAGTGTTGGGTATGATGATTCGCTGAAGGTAACCATAACCGGGGTGTCCCATACCAATAGTCAGGAAGAGATTACTTTGACAATTACATTTGCCACTGATGTGGACAACGATTTTGAGGATGGTGATATCTATAATACCAATAATATTTCCCTGAACAATTTCACCGAAAGATCCGACAGAGAATATACAGTTGATGTGGAGCCACCCACTGCGGACGGTGCAGTGGGCCAAATCTGGATCCCCGCCCATGTGGCCACAGCTGCTGATGGAAGCAAACGCAACATGCCAGCGACCTTTACGGTCACCTATGATGCCACACCACCGCAGGTTAACTTGGTCCTTCCCACCGAGGGTTCTGATTGGTTTCCTCCGGGACGATTACAAGATGCCGAAAGGTCCTACGTTGTCGTAACCGCCAACGAACCCCTAGCCAATTTCGATGAGTCGTTCCTCGATATAGAAAATTGTAGGTTCGCTTCTTATTCTGATGGCAAAATCTATGTCTATGGAACATCGGAGCCCGTACATGGGGATATCGCGACGGTACAGCTATTGGCCGGGGCATTTACGGACCTGGCCGGAAATGCCACCGACTCAGACTCCGATATCATAGAACTTGTTTATGATTATGATGTTGATGAGCCCGATTTTTTCCCTGAGGACAATGCAACGGATATCGATCCTTTTGAAAATTTGACCCTCACCTTTGATGAGGACGTGTATGTGGAGGGACGAAACATGTATATTGAAATTTACCGTGCAGACGATGGGTCCCTGATATCACAAATCGATCTAGGCGATGCACAACGGGTTACCTTCAACGGTCCCACCGTGACCATTGACCCGGCCAACGATCTTGATTACGAGACGGACTATTACGTGCATATCGATAACTGGGCTCTCAATGACCTCCTTGGCAACACCTATGATGGCATTGCGGACAACACCAGTTGGAACTTTAGGACCCAGATTGCGCCCGATATTACGGCTCCCGTAATCACCCTTTTAGGGGACAATCCCATGTACCTTGTCGTGGGGGACACTTATGTGGAACCAGGGGCTACAGCCTCGGACGATAGGGACGGAAACCTCAGTAGTGACATCACGATTGGTGGGGCTACTGTGGACACCAGCGTTGCAGAAACCTACGAGGTGACCTATGATGTGAGCGACGCCGCAAACAATGGGGCCACGCAAGTGGTGCGACGGGTTATTGTAGAGGTACCCGACACCACGGAGCCCGAAATCACGCTTCTAGGGGAAAATCCCTTATACCTTACCGTGGGGGACACTTATGTAGAACCAGGGGCTACGGCCTTGGACGATAGGGATGGAGTGATTGGAAGTGACGAAATTACGATTGGAGGGGCTATTGTGGACACCAGCGTTGCGGGCACCTACGAGGTGACCTATGATGTGAGCGACGCCGCAAACAATGGGGCCACGCAAGTAGTGCGACGGGTTATTGTAGAGGTACCCGACACCACGGAGCCGGAAATCACGCTTTTAGGGGACAATCCCATGTACGTTGCCCTGGGGGACCCTTATGTGGAACCGGGGGCTACGGCCTTGGACGATAAAGATGGAAACCTCAGTAGTGACATCACGATTGGGGGGGCTATTGTGGACACCAGCGTTGCGGACACCTACGAGGTGACCTATGATGTTAAGGATGCCGCGGGCAATGCTGCTACGCAAATGGTACGGCAGGTTATTGTGGAAGCACCGGACACCACCGCACCGATAATCACCCTTTTTGGGGAAAATCCCATGTACGTTGCCTTGGGGGATACTTATGTGGAACCGGGGGCTACAGCCTCTGACGACAAGGACGGGAATGTTACCGACCGCATTACTATTGGTGGCGATAGGGTGAATACCGCTTTGCTGGGCACCTATGAGGTCACCTATAATGTGAGCGATATAGCGGGCAATGCTGCCGACCAGCGGACCAGGACGGTCATTGTGGAAACCGACTGTACGCTGTTGGAACTGACCGCCAACAATTTTCAGATTATGGTTTCCGATGAAACCTGTCCCGGAAAGGAAAACGGGAGCATACAAATCCAGGCCACCACGGCATTGGATTATACGGTTTCCCTTGCTGATACGGACTACAACTTTCGTTCCGAGCTTCTGGTGGATGGACTCGCCCCAGGGGCCTATACATTATGTATTGGCCTGGAGGAGGTTGCCGATTGTGAACAGTGCTTTGAAGCAACTGTGGCAGCGGGAACGTTGCTGGAAGGAACCACGGCAGTGGTACGGAACAGCATGGCGAAGGCCAAGGTGAACGTGTCCATGATTTCCGGTACCGCTCCCTTTAAGGTATCCGTCAACGGGCATTATCAGGCCACTTACAGTACGCCCGACTTTACGGTGGAGGCCTCGGATGGGGACAAGGTGGAGGTAACCTCCAATCTTCCCTGTGAAGGCACCTTGTCCGTACCGGTGGAACTACCAGGCCAGGTATCGGCCTTCCCGAATCCCGTGACTTCTGAACTCACGGTTACCCTTCCATCGGACATGGGCCGTTGCACGCTGTCCGTCCACCAGATGAATGGTGCTTTGGTTTTCCAGGAGGTCTACGACACTACCAGCGGATATGTCCAAATCCCCTTGGAGGGACTGCCTAGCGGAATGTACCTGGTAAAGGTCCAGGACAAGAAAGAAACCATAACCCTCAAAATCATAAAAAAATGAAAAAGACCTTGATACCCTTAATGGCCCTTACCTTATTGCTGTTTGCCTGTGGCGAATCCGAAAAAGTGGAGGAACCCGATGTGGATGCACCTACAGTGCCCGCCCTTAGTTTTCCCACGGCGGATTTGGCCTGTACCCATTACGAATTGGAGTTCCGATGGACAACCTCCACAGATGATAGTGCAGGAATCATTCGCTACCAAATCGATATCTCTGAAGACAGTGGTTTTGGTAGTATTGACTTTAGCGATGTGGTAAGCGGTACGGCAGCCACCTTTACACTGGAGCCAGGAATCATCTATTACTGGAGGGTGAATGCTATGGACGGCAATAGTAACAAGAGTGCCTATTCACCGTCCCGAATGTTCTATACCGAGCCTGAGGCCGGGACCAACACACTGCCAACAATTCCTGAGATCGGCTCCCCTACCTTGGGTAGCACGGTATCCGGAAGTACGGTGGAACTCTCCTGGCAGGTGACGGATGCAGATGGGGACGAACTACTTTATGATATTTATTTTGGTGCCGGCAGTACACCGGAACTGCATACTTCGAATGTGGACGGGAACACCCTGGAAATACCCGTGGAAGCAGGAACAAAATACTATTGGCGTATAGTGGCCAAGGATGCCCAACAGGGGGTATCCGTGGGACAGTTATGGCATTTTAATGTGCAATAAGTATTTGATATGGAATCCAATGTTTTTAAAATGAAAGCAAAAATAAACAGATTGCTATGTGTGCTGGTATTTATAGGCCTTTTCGCACACCATTCAAGGGGCCAGCAGGACCCGCAGTACACGCAGTACCTCTATAACCACAATATTGTGAACCCAGCCTATATCATTGGTGAGGGCGGCCGCCTTAATGCAGGGCTGCTCTACAGGGCCCAGTGGGTCGGGGTGGAGGGCTCCCCTCGTATCATCAATGCCTTTGGGCAGTTCCGTTTGAACGAGAGGATGCAGTTGGGGCTCTCCCTGGTCCGGGATGACATCGGTTCGGGGGCATTGTTGGAGGACAACGTCTATGCGGACTATGCCTATATCCTACCATTGGGAGGGGAAAGTTCCCTTTCCCTGGGCCTAAAGGCCGGCTTCACCTTCTTTAATTCGGATTTTGCCGGTTTTGGTTTCGATGAGACTACCATAGATCCCACTTTTTTGGAGCCCACCAGTGAGGTGTTCCCGAACATTGGGGCCGGGGCGTATTATACGAACAAGAACTTTTATGCTGGGTTTTCGGCATTGAACCTTTTGAATGCCAAGCATTTGGACCAGTCCGAGGGAGTAATCAACCGGGGCAGGGAGGAAGTGCACTATTACCTGACCTCGGGCTATACCTTTGAGGTGTTCCCATCAGTTTTTTCCCTAAGGCCCTCGGTACTGGCCAGGGGTGTCCGTGGGGCACCGATGATTTTGGACCTGAACCTCAACGCTGTGTTGTACGACCGTTTTGAGGTCGGGGTGGGATACCGAACAAGTGAATCGTTCCTGTCGATGATCAATTTTAGGTTGAGCCCTAGGCTGCGGGTGGGGTATGCCCATGACCATACGGTGAACAATCTTGGAGGATTCGGTTCCAGCTCGCACGAGGTGTTCCTGTTGTTCAATGTTGATTTTAAAAGTAGTACCGATTCAGAACCCCCATTGGATACCGAGGATGAGTAACCTTCTTTGGTCGTTTCATTGCCTGTGGCCCCGTCTTTTCATCATAAGAATTCCCCGCTTCGGGTGTAACATACAAGGGAGACAAACATGGTAACCAAGAGTCAAGATGAAGCGAGTTGTGCTTTTTGGGCTTTGATACCACGATGGCTCTTCCTCGAGGGAGTTCATTGAAGAAACCTTGTCATTTTGCGATATGGGTCTGAGCTATCACCTTGACCACCTTCAAAAAAGTTTTGACCAACTCATCCAAAATAAGGTCATTTCGAACCGACCCAGAGCGGAGTCGAAGGGGAGCGTGAGAAATCTCTGGACACTGATTTTTAGATTTCTCGATCGTCGTTACACTCCTCATTTCGAAATGACATTTAAGTGTATTTTGTCATTTCCCGATCGGTGCTTCGCACTTCACTTCGAAATGACAAAGCAAACCCAATTGTCCTTGCACATCCCATTACTGCAGTAAGGTTTATTCTTGATGCGTGATGGTTCTGGATTGGTAAAACCCGATTCCCAGGCACGATCGGCAGGGATTTTCCACTTATTTCCAAATAGTGACAACTATTACATCAGCAAAGGACGCTTGTTACATTATTGTTAAAGTGTTGGCTGTTAGGGGATACTTTTACCTCCAAAATGGCCATAATTGCTTGAGGGGGAAAATTCCTACAGAAACCTTCCTGACAGGGCAATTGTATGGCGCTTCCGGTCCAAAAGAAACAATAGGTTCGACCGGTTGGATGATTTAGAAAGATTGAAATATAAAGGAACCGACCGTTTTGGAAGAGTGTAAGGGAACAATGTCCGGGATGTTGAGCGGAGTAGGGAGTTTGGAATTTCCAAGACCCTCTGATTACTGGCTGTGCTTATCTCCCAGCACCGATTTCGATACCATGACATTTGGAGTGGGACTCGGGGGATTCCTTTTCCAAGTTGTACTGTCGGTCGCCCAAGAGCTATCTCTAGTACAAGGAAACCTTTATGATACAAATACCTTGATATATCATGAGAACAAAACATTTTATAGGTCTAAAGGGCCTTGTACTTACACTTTTCACCGGCTTGTGGATCAGCACAGGCCTATTTGCCCAAAATGATCCTGCTGTATTCATCACCACCTGGGACACGACCAAACCCGGCACGGTCGATAACAACTCCATCACCCTCCCTTTGACAGGGACTTATGATGTGGATGTGGGCAATGACGGCACCTATGAACTGACGGACCAGACCGGGACCACTACCATAGATGTGACCCAATATGGCCTTACTGCTGGCGAGATACAGCTGGCCATTCGCAATGCCGCATCCGGCGGAACCCTGACCAGGATAGAGTTTCCCTTTAATTCGACAGACGACAGGGAAAGGCTGGTCTCGGTGGACCGATGGGGCACTAGTATAACC
The sequence above is a segment of the Muricauda sp. SCSIO 64092 genome. Coding sequences within it:
- a CDS encoding TRAP transporter small permease; the protein is MRNRINTLLEKLLLVIMTVMLISVIWQVVSRYLLGSPSTLTDEIASFSLIWLGLYGAAYATGKELHLAIDLIPASTIEKAPIFFTGLVAFAIVLFAVCVMVVGGINLCYLTFLLAQKSAALEIPLGWIYSAVPISGMLITYFSLDIFFERRNQLKKANGLH
- a CDS encoding TRAP transporter large permease, with the translated sequence MDYTEALLLVISFVILLAIRVPIAYSIGLSALFTLVVSMPTLPAVTTLAQRMATSLDSFALLAIPFFILAGQIMNRGGIARRLIDFAKAIVGPLPGGLAFVNIIACMLFGAISGSAVAAASAIGGFMNPMMEKEGYDKSFSAAVNITSATTGLIIPPSNILIIYSLASGGVSIAALFLAGYVPGILIGIALMLVAGVYAFIKKYPTEKAVGITIFLKRFLDALPSLLLLVVVIGGIVAGIFTATEASAVAVVYTFVLAFAYKEITIRDVPSILLETTKTTAIVMLLIATSVAMSWVMSYESIPQEISAGLLGISNNPIVILIIINLILLFVGIFMDMTPAVLIFTPIFLPIVTQMGIDPIHFGIIMILNLCIGLCTPPVGSVLFVGCGVANLKIQQVVRPLLPLFLIMLVVLVLITYVPSLSLWIPELFGF